One Sphingomonas sabuli genomic region harbors:
- a CDS encoding DUF6445 family protein, whose protein sequence is MVPHLIVIDDFLRNAEQVRAEALSLDYEVEGRFPGLNSVQKIRIEGLDQVVSALVREPVRALETEGGSHGSCRVAFAADDQPGRIHIDQSHWSGILYLSKPEDCQGGTEFFRHLPTATDRVPMDEAGLKAAGFASYGELQREILDKDALDRSKWERTMTVPMRFNRLVLLSPHYWHTAGPGFGDSLENGRLIYLMFFMRGAAQR, encoded by the coding sequence ATGGTCCCGCACCTGATTGTCATCGACGATTTCCTGAGGAACGCGGAACAGGTCCGCGCCGAGGCGCTGAGTCTCGACTATGAGGTGGAAGGCCGCTTTCCCGGCCTCAACTCGGTGCAGAAGATCCGCATCGAAGGCCTCGACCAGGTGGTGTCCGCGCTGGTCCGCGAACCGGTGCGCGCGCTGGAAACGGAGGGCGGGTCGCACGGCAGCTGTCGGGTCGCCTTTGCCGCCGACGACCAGCCGGGGCGGATTCACATCGACCAGAGCCACTGGTCGGGCATTCTTTACCTGAGCAAGCCGGAAGACTGCCAGGGCGGCACCGAATTCTTCCGCCACCTGCCGACCGCTACCGACCGCGTGCCGATGGACGAAGCGGGGCTAAAAGCGGCCGGTTTCGCCAGTTACGGCGAACTGCAACGGGAGATCCTCGACAAGGATGCGCTCGACCGGTCGAAGTGGGAACGCACGATGACCGTGCCGATGCGCTTTAACCGGTTGGTGCTGCTGTCGCCCCATTACTGGCACACCGCCGGGCCGGGCTTCGGAGATTCTCTAGAAAACGGTCGGCTGATCTACCTGATGTTCTTCATGCGCGGCGCGGCGCAGCGCTGA